Genomic DNA from Oryza sativa Japonica Group chromosome 5, ASM3414082v1:
tccgacgatatcgcctcatgctcaatccagagaagtgcacgttcggagtaccgtcgggcaagctgctcggaTTCCTTgtttctggcagaggaatagaagcaaacctcgagaagatcaaggcaatcgagaacatgaagtcgcccacaagactcaaggaggtaCAAAAGCTAACCAGATGCATGGCGGCACTGAGCAGGTTTGTCGTTAGGATGGGAGAATGAgcacaacctttcttcgctcttttgaagaaacaagacaaatttgtatagacacaggaagccgaagaggcattcgttgcactcaagcgctacctatcaaaccgccctgtacttgttgctccccaacctaatgaagaattattcctctatatcgctgccacgccatattccgttagcaccgtcattgttgtcgagagagagaaagtacaacgaccagtctattacgtcagcgaagctctccacgacgcaaagacaagatacccacagatccaaaagctgctttacgcggtcatcatgacatcaaggaagctacgccactactttcaagcccacagagtcacagtcgtctcctccttccctctcggcgaagttgtgagaaacaaagacgttgtcggctgcattgcgaaatgggtagtcgagctgagccagtttgatgtccactttgtgccacgaacagccatcaagtcccaggtactcgccgatttcattgccgattggactatgccagataacaaatcagacaaccaagtcgacaacgaaacatggacaatggcgttcgatggcgcactcaacagccaaggagcaggggcaggatttatCTTGACATCTCCCTctggagatcaattcaagcacgcaattcacctcaacttcagggcgaccaataacatagtagaatacgaaggactactcgccgggataagagctgcagctgCACTTGGGGTCAAGCGACTAATCGTCAAAGGGGACTTCgagctagtcgcgaaccaggtgcacaaagattataaatgctctaaccccgagttatccaagtatctcgcagaagtcagtaAGCTAGAGAAAATGtttgatgggatcgaggtccgacacatctaccgcaaggacaacatcgagcaagacgacctagcacgacgtgcgtccagacgagaaccGCTCAAGCCCGGCACTTTTCTCGACATCCGGACGaagccatcagtgaaagaggtTAGCGGCGAAGTTAGCCCGGACACCCCCGACATTAGCTCGGAGGTCACCAAGGCAGAA
This window encodes:
- the LOC136356662 gene encoding uncharacterized protein, giving the protein MAFDGALNSQGAGAGFILTSPSGDQFKHAIHLNFRATNNIVEYEGLLAGIRAAAALGVKRLIVKGDFELVANQVHKDYKCSNPELSKYLAEVSKLEKMFDGIEVRHIYRKDNIEQDDLARRASRREPLKPGTFLDIRTKPSVKEVSGEVSPDTPDISSEVTKAERAVADIETTDNWHIPLIKFINSEELPEDDIEAEKITRKAKIYCMVGNDLYKKASNGAMLPDELRHQSTRVQKHSDEDQEEQWDIDVNLLEEHRERVAI